Within Paenibacillus sabinae T27, the genomic segment GCCAGGTCGATGACGGATTCCTTCGTCTCCCGGCCCGCGCCGAGCAGCATGGCGGCGATGCCGATTTCTTCGGCCTGAATCGCTTCGATATATCCGTCCGACTGCGCTTTAACCTCTGCCTGTCTCCGGGCGGTGGGCAGCTTCGAAGGCGTTTCAATCTGGGCGACATCCCCGCCTTGCGCCGCTGCGATCACCTTCAGCTTCTCGAACGCTCTGCCGTCCGCGATATGCTGCTTCAGGATGGCGCGGGCCTCCTCCGTATCCTTCGCCTTCCCGCCGAGAACAAGCATCTGGCTGCCGAGAATCAGGCACACTTCCGTGAGATCGCTTGGCCCGTGCCCGCGAAGCGTTTCGACGCCTTCTTTGATTTCGAGCGCATTGCCGATGCCGTAGCCGAGCGGCTGGTCCATGTCGCTGATGACCGCGACCGTATGCCGGCCAAGCTGTGTACCGATATCGACCATCGCCTGCGCGAGCGCGATGGAGTCGTCCAGCGTCTTCATGAACGCGCCGCTGCCGGTCTTGACGTCCAGCACGATGGCGTCCGCGCCGGCGGCGATCTTCTTGCTCATGACGGAGCTTGCGATGAGCGGAATGGAATTCACGGTCGCCGTTACGTCGCGCAGGGCGTACAGCTTCTTGTCGGCGGGCGTAATGTTGCCGGACTGGCCGATGACCGCCGCGCCGATCTCGCCGACCTGGGCGAAGAAGCGCTCGCGCTCCATCTCGACGGAGAAGCCGGAGATGGACTCCAGCTTGTCCAGTGTGCCGCCGGTGTGTCCGAGGCCTCGCCCGGACATTTTGGCGACCGGTACGCCAGCCGATGCCACCAGCGGAGCGAGAACGACCGTCGTCTTGTCACCCACTCCGCCGGTGGAATGCTTGTCCACCTTGATTCCGGCGATCGGGCTGAGATCGACCTGATCGCCGGACTTGGCCATTTCCAGGGTCAGGTCGCCGGTCTCGCGGGCGTTCATTCCCCGGAAATAGACCGCCATCGCCCACGCGGACATTTGATAATCCGGAATCTCTCCCCGGGTGTAGCCTTGAATGAGAAAAGAAATTTCCTCTCTTGTCAGCTCGCCGCCGTCCCTTTTCTTCTGGATAATGTCGACCGCTCTCATCTTACAGCTGCGCCTCGCGCACGAAAGCCCGGACAAGTCCGATAAACTTCGGCTTGGTCAGATTCGCCACCTTGACCACCTGCTCATGCGTCAGCGGCTCCAGCTCGTCACCGATCGCCATGTCGGTGATACAGGTGATGCCGAGCACTCTAAGCCTGCTGTGGCTTGCGGCAATGACTTCGGGAACGGTGGACATGCCGACGGCATCGCCGCCAAGGTACGCGAGCATTTTCAGCTCGGAAGGCGTCTCGTAGGTCGGGCCGCTGATGCCCGCATATACCCCTTCCTGCAGCGTCAGACTCTCTCCGTCGGTTCCCTTGATTTCCGGAGCCAGCTTCTTGGCAAGCGCGATATATTCCGGATCGTAGGCCTTGGACATATCCGGGAAGCGAACGCCGAGCTCCGGATCATTCGGGCCGATCAGCGGGTTGTCTCCGGTCATATTCAGATGATCGGAAATCAGCATCAGGTCGCCAGCCTTGAACGCCCGGTTCATGCCGCCGCCCGCATTCGTGATGACAAGGGTGCCAATGCCGAGCTTGGCGAGAACGTATACGGGCAGCACGACTTTGCGCATCGGGTAGCCTTCATAGTAGTGAAAGCGGCCCTGCATAATAATAACGTCCTTGCCTTCCAGCTTGCCGATAACGAACCGTCCGGCATGGCCTTCTACTGTCGAACGTGGAAAATGAGGAATCTCCTCATAAGGCAAATATACGGCATCCTCAATCTGATCGCCGAGATCACCGAGACCGGAGCCGAGAATCAGCCCGATAACCGGCTTATAAAAGCCCAGCTTGGACTCGATATAGGCGGCGGCTTCCTTCACCTGCGCGCCGTAATTGGCTGCTTCGGATGCACTGTTAGCGGATGGTGTCATTGTGGATTCCTCCTCAATTGTCAAAGTTAATGTGCCGGGGTCCCCGCAAAGTACCTGAATAAGCTTCATGAAGTAAGCTTCACTTTGCGGGGGGAGTTTTACATTTTCGGAATAAGGGCAAGCACAAGGCTCAAGAAGCGCTCACGGACACGTTCCGCCGTCTCCATGACCTCGTTATGGGACAAGGGCTGATCCAGAATCCCCGCAGCCATGTTGGTAATACAGGAGATGCCGAGCACCTCGATGCCTGCATGGCGGGCGACGATCGTCTCCGATACGGTGGACATGCCGACCGCATCGGCTCCCAGGCGGCGCAGCATGACGATCTCGGCGGGCGTCTCGTAGCATGGGCCGAGCAGGCCTGCGTATACGCCTTCCTTGAAGGTGAAATTCTGCGCCTTCGCGGTTTCGCGCGCAGCCGCGATCAGCCGGCGGCTGTACGGCTCGGACATGTCGGGGAAACGCACGCCAAGCGCGGGATCATTTGGTCCCATCAGCGGATTGCGGCCCGTCAGATTGAGATGGTCGGTAAGGAGCATCAAATCCCCGGCCGAGAAGTCCGTATTGACGCCACCGGCGGCGTTGGTGACGAGCAGGCTCGTTACGCCAAGCTCTTTCATGACGCGGACGGGGAATGCTGTCGTCTCTGGCCCGTAGCCTTCGTACATGTGAAAGCGGCCTTTCATCATCACGACCTTGCGGCCTTCAATCGTACCGATCAGCAGTTCTCCTTCATGTCCTTCTACAGTGGACACCGGAAAATGGGGGATATCCTGATAAGGAATGCTTATGCCGTCCTGAATCAGATCGGCCAGAATGCCGAGACCCGAGCCGAGAATCAGCCCAATTTCCGGCGCTTCCGCGCCTTTGCTCCGGATATATTCTGCCGCTTGCTGAATCGCGCCGAGGCTGGTTGTGTTTGTCATGTATGCTCCTCCTTAAAGTAAACTTATATATGGGATGATACGAATTTATTTCAGCTCCCCGAGGAAGCTTGTTCCGTACTTCGGCGCCGCTGCTCCAAAATTATCGGCGATGGTCGCCGCCACATCGGAGAAGGTGGAGCGGACGCCAAGGCTGTCCGGCGCCTGAAGCTTCGGACCGTACACCAGCAGCGGCACATATTCGCGGGTATGGTCGGTTCCGCTGTGCACGGGATCGTTGCCGTGATCGGCAGAGACGATCAGCAGATCATCCTCACCCAAGGCGGATATAATGTCCGGCAGCGCCTGGTCGAACACTTCGAGAGCGCGGCCGTAGCCTTCCGGATCACGCCGGTGGCCATACAGCGAATCAAAATCGACGAGGTTCGTGAACAGCAGCCCCTCGAACGGCTTGCGGAGCTGTTCTATCGTCACCTCGATGCCGTGCTCATTGCTCTTGGTCGGGTGGGCCGCCGTTACGCCCTCGCCCGAGAAAATATCGTTGATCTTGCCTACGGCAATCACATCTTTGCCGATGTCGGCCAGCGCGTTCATTACCGTCGGCTCCGGCGGCTTCACCGCGTAATCATGCCGGTTCGGCGTGCGGGTGAAGTTTCCCGGCTGGCCGACGTACGGGCGGGCGATGACGCGGCCGACCGAGAATTCCGGCGCCATCGTCAGCTCTCTGGCGATATGGCAGGCGCGGTACAGCTCGTCCAGCGGAATGATCTCCTCATGCGCGGCAATCTGAAAGACGCTGTCGGCCGAGGTATAGACGATCCAGGCCCCCGTCTTCATCTGTTCTTCTCCGTATTCCACGAGAATTTCCGTACCTGACGCCGGCTTGTTGCCGAGGACTTTCCGGCCTGTCGCAGCTTCGAATTTAGCGATCAGCTCTGCCGGAAAGCCGTCTGGATATGTATTAAACGGCGTCTCAATCTTCAGACCCATCAGTTCCCAGTGGCCGGTCATTGTATCTTTGCCGACCGAAACTTCCTGCATCTTTCCATAATAGGCTTTCGGCTGCGGAACCGGACCCAGCGGCGGAAGGGGGGCGATGTTCGCTAGACCTAAGCGCTGCATGTTCGGCAGCTTCAGCCCCGGGTTCCGCTCCAAAATATGTCCCAGCGTATGCGAACCCGCATCGCCGAAGCTGGCGGCGTCCGGCGCTTCTCCAATACCTACGCTGTCCAGAACGATAAAGCAAATCCGTTTAAAAGAGGACACTATGTCCACGCTCCTTCATTTGTAAGAAATCGTTAGGTTATTACGTTCATTCCTGTCATGCCCCGGGTGAAGGAGCGCTTGTCCGGCGTTACCGCGCCCGGGGATGATATCTTTCATAAACTTCTTTCATGTTCCCGCGCGCGATGCCGCTGTACATTTGCGTCGTGGAAATATCGGCATGTCCGAGCATCTGCTGGACGGAGCGCAGATCGGCTCCCCCCTCAAGCAGATGGGCGGCGAATGAATGCCGCAGCGTATGCGGAGTAATATCCTGCCGCGTATTCGTTTCCTTCGCGTATTTTTTAATCGTTTTCCAGAATCCTTGCCGGGTCAATCTACCGCCCAGACTGTTCAGAAACAGCGCCGGTTCATCCTTGCCTGCCCGAAGAAGCTTGTCCCGGCTGTTCTTGAGATATGCCTCCACACATTCGGAAGCAACGGCGCCGATCGGTACCACCCTCTCCTTGCCGCCGGAACCGGAGCATCGCGCGAATCCAAGCGCCGTCTGGACATCGCCCGCATCAAGCATAACCAGCTCCGATACCCGGATTCCAGTCGCGTACAGCAGCTCCAGCATCGCCTTGTCCCGCAGGCCATGCGTTGTGGAGACGTCGGGCGCTGCCAAGAGACGCTCCACCTCGTCCAAGCTGAGAATCACGGGCGGTTTCTTCTCCGGCTTCACCGCTTCTACCTCAAGCGTGGGGTCCGCAACGATCAGCCGCTCTTTAAGGAGAAAATGAAAAAAGGCCCGGATCGAGACCGTGCTGCGGTTAATCGTCGACGCGGCCCGGCCGGCCGTCTTCAGCCCGCCAAGATAGAGCGTGATCAGCGGCTTGCGGAATTCTTGAGGAGTCGTAGCGCCCCGCTCCGCGGCATAGTCCAAAAACTGGGAGATATCGCGGCCGTAGGATTCAAGCGTACTGGGCGACACGTTTTTTTCACGGGAAAGGTATTGTAAAAAATCCTGCAAAGTTGACTTCATAATCCTCCCTCCCGCCTTGTGCGCCGTTTAATGTGATTAGAGATTCGGGCGACAGCGGCGCTTTCATTCCCCGTACCAGTAATACAGGCGCAGCCGCTCCGACGGACTCAGCTCCCCGCCCCCCGGCTGAATTTCGCGAAACGCCCGCACCGCCGAACCTTCCGGAATCTCCGAATCGGGCACAGGTCCCATCCAGCGATGAAGCAGGTCCATTATATTATAGAACAGGCAGCTCAGCGCGACAAATATCACAATAAAAAAGAGCCTCCGAAGCGCTTTCGGTACAGAAAAGACCATGTTCGCATTCCTCCCGCAGGTGGGATAAGATTGGCCGCAGGGCTGATCCCTTTCGTTTTCCATTTTTACGGACAATCCCCGTGCTTCACTTTATGCGAATCTGGTCTCCCTTATGTGTGACGCGCTGTGCGCAGCCATGAATAAAGGCCTTCCAAGCGCACGAATCTTCCCCGTTACAATAAAAAAACACCTGTCATGCCAAAGAAGCTGCACAATCCCTTTTCTGACATTACTAAAAAGCCCTCCCCGGCAAAAAGCCGGAAAGAGCTTTAACGTGCGTCTTCTATCCACTTGCCTGCCTGACTCTATGCATTCAATCGGCCCGGTTGTTATCCGATTTGTTCTTCTCCCTGCAACGATAGCAAATCCCGTGAAAATCGAGCCTGTGGTCGATTACGGAGAAATTGAATTCCTTATCCAGCTTCTCCTCCATCGGTCCGAGCCAATCTTCGCGGATCTCGTCCATGCTGCCGCACTGCACACAAATCAAATGATGATGATGATGCTTGGAGGTATCCGTGCGCAGATCGTATCTTGCGACGCCGTCGCCGAAGTTGATCTTCTCCACAATATGCAGCTCGCTTAGCAGTTCAAGGGTACGGTATACGGTCGCAAGACCGATCTCGGGGGCCTTCTCCTTTACGAGCATGAACACATCTTCCGCGCTGAGGTGGTCTTCCTCATTCTCCAGAAGTACGCGCACCGTCGCTTCCCGTTGGGGTGTAAGCTTGTATCCTTGGGATTGCAGTTGCTGCTTAATTTTATCGATCTTGTCTTCCATATTCATTCTCCCTCCCCCCAGGAAAATAGCGCTGCGTTCTCTGAAAATCACTTCTTTCATTATAGGGGGAGTAATCTTGAGAAGTCAAACGCTTTTACTGCCCGTTAACCTCCGTCGCGTTCTGCACCAAAGCGGGGGTCACCCACTTCATCATCGACGGAGTCACCCAGGTCTCGAAGGACGAAACGCCAAGAATGAGAAGCGCCATGATAAAGGACAGCAGTGTATACATGGCAAAAGGACGCCCTACATGAAGCGGACGGCGCGCAATCACCCGGCTGCGGATCATCAGCAGAGAGAAGGCGATCGCCGATGCGCTGCATATGAGGATCACCGGGATGACGACCATATTATGGGGCGCGACCGACACGAGGGCGAACAGCAGGCCGTGCCACGAATATTGGCTGACCAGACAACCGACCGTGAAGCCGATCAGGACCCCCTTGAGGAAATCCAGAATCAGAATTCCGGGAAGTCCGATAACCGACAAGCCGAGAATCCAGATCAGGCCGATCCATTTCAGATGAAGCCCGGCGATGCTCCAGAATGACTCCGGGGCCGCAGGCAGCCCGTTCTGGTCAACCATCACGAAGAAATTGCCGAGATAATCGGCAAGCTCCTGCTGCTGGTCCATTGTCAGCGCGCTGACGATCAGGGCGCCGAAGACGACCCCTACCAAGAATAATACGGCGACAAAAATATAAAGCGGCGTCTGCTCTTTAATCATATGACGGAAGTTCCGCATCGGGACGTTCTCCTCTCCTGGTCACATGTTACACCTTATGAAGAAGCGTCCCGCTCTATGACTTGTCCTTGGACGGCTGCGCGACCCGGCCGTATGTTCCGCCCCCGCCGGCGGTGAGCTCCAGCGTCCCGGTTCGGGCGGCGGCGATTTTGGAAGCCAGTTCGGAACCGGCCACGGCCGCCAGCTCCTCCTCGGCGACCTCATGAAGAATATTCATCTCGGTGCCGAAGGCTTCCAGCAGCAGATTCATCTTTGCCTTGCCCAGGCCCGGGATGAACTCCAGCGGAACCTGATAGCGGTACGGCGGACGGTAACCGGGGATAACCGGCTCCTCCCTGTCGGCGATGCTCAGAATCCGGTCCAGTACGCCCTGAACCAGCTTCGTCCCGCCGCAGTACGGGCACCGCTGCGAGGTGGCATAGGCTTCGTCGATAATGCTGCCGCAGCCGGCGCAGTAGGTGCGGTGATATTTGCCCAGCCGTGGATTCAGCCCGTAATTGGCCGTAACCCCCCGGCCTTTGCGGCGCTCCAGCGCAAGCCTCAGCTCCGCAAACGAAGGAGCCGCCAGCTCCATTTCGTTGTATTCGCGGCCGATCTTGCCCAGCGAATGCGCGTCCGAGTTCGTCAGGAACGTGAACGGATCAAGCTCGGAAATATACCCGGCCATTTCCGAATCCGCGCTGAGGCCGAGCTCGACTCCGGCAATCCGCCGGAGATCGAACAATTCGGCCATCCGCTCGGCGGCGCAGCCGTAGAGGCCCTTGTGCGGTGTGAAAATATGGGCGGGGATCAATATCCCGCCGCGTCCGTAGATCTCGTCCTGAAGCTCCCTGGACGGGACATAAATGCGTTGGGAGCTGAGATCGACGTTCTTCATATGGCGCCCCATCCAAGCGCTGAATTCGCTCATCGCCCGAAGATCGGGCATAAAGGCCAGCACATGGCACTCCTTGCGGCCCGGCTCGCGGATTTCAATCTCCGTCCCGAGCACGATGGCCGTTTCCCGGTACGCGATGCCGCCGCCTTCGGCTTCGGTCATCTCGCCTTCATCCAGACAGCGCATAATATCCCGCTGCACGGAAGGCGAGTGGCTGTCGATAATGCCGATCAAGCCGATGCCTTTGCGTTCGGCGGCTTCCCGGGCAATCCCGGCAAAGGTCAGATCGCGGCTGCCGCTGATCTTGACCGCCCGGCCCTCCGACGTTCTGCCGATATGAACGTGCAGATCGCAGTAATAACGGGCAAGCGTTGGTTCCGCGGCCGATTTGAGTGCCGCTGACGCAGACGAATCTCCCTCTGCTGCATTCCGTCCTGCCTGTTTCGGCTCGTTCCGCGCTAGTTCCATTTTCCGGTCAGCGTGCGCAGATGCCAGGCATAAACCGCCATAATCGTCTTCGCATCGGCGATCCGCCCGTCGGCGATGTATTCGTACGCTTCCTCCAGCGTCAACTCGGACACGACGAGGAATTCATCCTCGTCCAGCGACATCTCGCCGCTCTGCGCGTTCTCCGTCACATACAGATGGATAATCTCATCGGCAAAGCCCGGAGAAGTATAGAACGACTTCAGCAGGAACAGATCGCCGCTGTGAAATCCCGTCTCTTCATGCAGCTCCCGTCCGGCCGCTTCCAGCGGGTCTTCGCCGGGGTCCAGCTTGCCCGCCGGAATCTCCACTTCCGTCCGTCCCATCGGTTGGCGGAATTGCTCGACCACGAGCATTTTCCCCTTGTTCAGCGCCAGCACCGCCACCGCGCCCGGATGCTTCACCACTTCACGGGTTGCCGTGTTGCCGTCCGGCAGGGTCACCGTGTCCACCTGCAGCTTAATGATCCTGCCTTCAAAAATCGGCCGGGTGGATACCGTAATTTCGTCCAGCGCCGGATTGGCGGGCCATTCTTTTTTTATTCCGGTTCCTTGATTGTTCATAGGTTTCAGGTCTCCTTTGTCTCTGGTCTGCATACGGTGTATTATAGCAAACTTCAATAGAAAGAAGGAAACCTTCATGAACAACCAGGTAGGTCGTACCCGCCGTACCGGCTTGTTTCTCTCGGGAAAACCGGACCATATCCGAAAGGAGCTGCTCGCCTTGCAGCAGCGGTATGGGCCGGATATGCCGCTCTCGTATGTGCTGTCGCTGTACACCCCGGAATATACCCGACTAACTCCGGAGAACCGCCTTCTGCCCGCAGCTCCTCAGGCCATATAAAGCGGGGGAAGCCCTTTAAGATGCCCGTATCTTCTGGTATGGCGGACGACTACCTCAGTTGTTGATGAATAAGTAAAAAAGCTGCTCCATAAACCGATCTTCCGGTCTATGGAGCAGCTTCGCGTACACTAGCGGCTGCCGCCGGCCTCTCTAATTCAAGAACAGGCTCCTGCGGCTGCTTTGCCTTTATTTACTTGCGCTTTCCTTGACGATCGCCAATACCAGCTCGGCTGCCTTGACGATATCGCTGGCCTTGATGCGCTCCTTGGTCGTGTGGATATTCTCGTAGCCAATCGCCAGATTCAGCGTCGGCACGTCCAGCCCGTTGAACACATTGGCGTCGCTTCCGCCGCCCGACGGGAAACGTCTTGGCGTCAAGCCGATCGACGAAATGGCCCGCTCGGCCAGCTGTACAATGGGATCATGCTCGTTGAAGCTGAAGGCCGGGTAAATGATCTCGCTGCGGAATTCGCATTTCGCCCCGTACCCGCGCACTGTCGTTTCCAGCGCTTCACGCATCTGGGCGAGCTGCAGATCCACCTTGTCCTGGACAATGCTTCGCGCTTCAGCCTCCAGCTGCACATAATCGCAGACAACATTGGTCGGGCCGCCGCCGGCAAATTTGCCGATATTGGCTGTCGTCTCGCTGTCGATTCGGCCAAGCTTCATCGCCGCAATCGCTTTGCCTGCCACCTGGATGGCGCTGATTCCGTCTTCGGGATTGACGCCTGCATGGGCGGATTTTCCGAAGATTTCCATCTTGATCTTGGCCTGCGTCGGAGCGGCTACCGCGATGGCGCCGATTTCGCCGTTGGAATCCATCGCAAAGCCGAAATCCGCGTCCAAATATTTCGGGTCCAGCGAGCGGGAGCCAACGAGCCCGGATTCTTCGCCCGCCGTGATCACGAATTGGATTTGTCCATGCGGTATACTCTGTTCCTTAATTACCCGAATTCCTTCAAACAGCGCGGCCAGACCCGCTTTGTCGTCCGCCCCGAGGATAGTCGTGCCGTCGCTCGTAATCCAGCCGTCTTCGCCGAGCGTAGGCTTGATTCCCTGACCCGGAACGACGGTATCCATATGGCAGGTGAACAGCAGCTTCGGAGCGTCCTCTGCCGCATTTTCCGCTGGCCAGGTCACAATCAGATTGCCCGCACCGTGCCCGGTTCTTTCCTGGGAATCGTCTTCTACGGCTTCAAGTCCCAGCTCCTTGAATTTGGCGATCAGATGATCGGCGATGTTCCGTTCATTTTTCGTCTCGCTGTCGATCTGGACCAGCTCCATAAACTCCTGAATCAATCGGTCTTGTACTACCACCGGACTTCCCTCGCTTTCAAGTATACGTTACAATGGGATTAAACTAATTTCAAAGGAGTCACTCATGCAACGTCAAAAATGGTTCCGTATCTTTATTTATGTAATGCTGCTGGCAATGGTCGCCTCCACCCTATTGGTTGTCATCGAGCCTTTCATCGCCGGATAATTAGTCCGCGGGGCTTCTCCCGCTTATTCCAGCGGCCCGGGTATCCCGGGCCGCTGTTTCGTTTTATTTGAAGGCCCCGGCTCCCGCCCAGTCCGATTCGATCGTGCCATAAGGAAAAATGTTCAGAAAATGGGGAATGAGCGCCGCGGCGACCTCTTCCACCTCGAACCGGCGGCCTACGCATTCTTCCAGCGAGGTAACGCCGTACTGCGAGATGCCGCAGGGAATGATCCCCCGGAAGCCTTCCGCCCCGATGCCCTCCCGGATATTCAGCGCAAAGCCGTGGCTCGTTATAAAGCCTTTACCCGCGCGGCTTCGGTTGAATTTGACCCCGATGGCACATATTTTGACGTCGCCGACCCAAACTCCCGTATACTCCGGCTTTCTCCCGCCCTCAATCCCGAAGGTGGCGAGGTAATCGATAATCACCTGTTCCAGCGACCGCAGGTAACCGTGAAGATCCACTCTGCCTTGCTCGCCGATCCGCAGCAACGGATAGCCGACAAGCTGGCCCGGCCCGTGATAGGTAATGTCCCCTCCGCGGTCAATTTCAAACACCGAAATCCCTTGTTCCCGAAGCTGCTCGGCGCTCATCAACAGATGCTCGGGGTGATTTTGCGATCCGATCGTATAGGTTGGCGGGTGCTGCAGAAAGATCAGTTGCTCGGGACGCTCACCGGCGTCGATGGCGCGGACGGACTCTTTTTGCAGATCCCAGGCGTGGCCGTATTCGATCATGGGAAAATAGGATATTTCGAGCTTTCGAGGTTCTGTGCTGTTCATGCTTAAACATCTCCCTTCCCGCGATTTTCACGGAGCCTGTATCAAGAAGAAACAGCTGACGGCGTCTTTTTAAGACGCAGATGCGTTTCTCTTAGAAATAGAAGTCAAAATGATAAGCGCCCGGCTTATACATCTTATATTTTAAGAAGAAACGGATACTCCGTTTTTTTAGCAGTTTATTCAGTTTATTCAGCTTATTAATGCTAATTTCAAAAAAGGGCCTCTCCGGACGTCCGGAGGTCACTTTGACCCCGTCCATCCGGAGCCAGCCGCTTCCGCTTCTAGTAGACGTTCGTTTCCATACTGTAGTTCTCGATATTGTCCTTCACGCGCTGCAGGAATCGGCCGCAGATGACGCCGTCGAGAATCCGGTGATCCAGCGACAGGCAGATATTAGCCATCGAACGGACGGCGATCATGTCGTTGATGACGACCGGCTTTTTCACAATCGATTCAAAGGTCAGAATGGCCGCCTGCGGATAATTGATGATCGGATAAGACAAAATCGAGCCGAAGGAGCCGGTATTGTTCACGGTGAACGTTCCGCCCTGCATATCCTCCAGACGAAGCTTGCCTTCGCGCGTCTTCACCGCCAGCTCTTCGATTTCCCGGGCAAGGCCCGCCACGTTCTTCTGGTCGGCCTTTTTGATGACCGGCGTCATCACCGAGTCCTCGGTGCCCACCGCCAGCGAAATGTTGATGTCCCGCTTGACGATGATTTTGTCGACGGCCCAGACGGAGTTCATGATCGGATAATCCTTGATCGCGCTGACGACGGCTTTCATGAGGAAAGCGAGATAGGTCAGATTAATGCCTTCCCGGCGC encodes:
- the lipB gene encoding lipoyl(octanoyl) transferase LipB encodes the protein MNSTEPRKLEISYFPMIEYGHAWDLQKESVRAIDAGERPEQLIFLQHPPTYTIGSQNHPEHLLMSAEQLREQGISVFEIDRGGDITYHGPGQLVGYPLLRIGEQGRVDLHGYLRSLEQVIIDYLATFGIEGGRKPEYTGVWVGDVKICAIGVKFNRSRAGKGFITSHGFALNIREGIGAEGFRGIIPCGISQYGVTSLEECVGRRFEVEEVAAALIPHFLNIFPYGTIESDWAGAGAFK
- the prli42 gene encoding stressosome-associated protein Prli42; this translates as MQRQKWFRIFIYVMLLAMVASTLLVVIEPFIAG
- a CDS encoding M20/M25/M40 family metallo-hydrolase; its protein translation is MVVQDRLIQEFMELVQIDSETKNERNIADHLIAKFKELGLEAVEDDSQERTGHGAGNLIVTWPAENAAEDAPKLLFTCHMDTVVPGQGIKPTLGEDGWITSDGTTILGADDKAGLAALFEGIRVIKEQSIPHGQIQFVITAGEESGLVGSRSLDPKYLDADFGFAMDSNGEIGAIAVAAPTQAKIKMEIFGKSAHAGVNPEDGISAIQVAGKAIAAMKLGRIDSETTANIGKFAGGGPTNVVCDYVQLEAEARSIVQDKVDLQLAQMREALETTVRGYGAKCEFRSEIIYPAFSFNEHDPIVQLAERAISSIGLTPRRFPSGGGSDANVFNGLDVPTLNLAIGYENIHTTKERIKASDIVKAAELVLAIVKESASK